Proteins from a single region of Sandaracinaceae bacterium:
- the cysC gene encoding adenylyl-sulfate kinase, with product MSEPKAKNLTFHIGELSRAARTAAHGHRGVTLWLTGLSGSGKSTLSHRVERLLTERGVFAYVLDGDNVRHGLNRDLGFAAADRTENIRRVGQVAKLFTDAGAVVLTAFISPYREDRASVRAAMEPGDFVEVHVAAGLEVCEERDVKGLYKKARAGEIPDFTGISAPYEEPEAPELRVDTGGQDVDQSANAVIAYLEANGYLRGA from the coding sequence ATGTCGGAACCCAAGGCGAAGAACCTGACCTTTCACATCGGTGAGCTCAGTCGTGCGGCCCGGACGGCGGCGCACGGGCACAGGGGCGTGACCCTGTGGCTCACCGGGTTGAGCGGGTCGGGGAAGAGCACGCTGTCGCACCGGGTGGAGCGGCTACTCACGGAGCGCGGTGTCTTCGCGTACGTGCTGGATGGGGACAACGTGCGGCATGGCCTCAACCGTGACCTGGGCTTCGCGGCAGCGGATCGCACCGAGAACATCCGGCGGGTCGGGCAGGTCGCCAAGCTGTTCACGGACGCGGGCGCCGTCGTGCTGACGGCGTTCATCTCACCCTACCGCGAGGACCGCGCCAGCGTGCGTGCGGCGATGGAGCCCGGCGACTTCGTGGAGGTGCACGTGGCCGCGGGCCTCGAGGTGTGCGAGGAGCGCGACGTGAAGGGCCTGTACAAGAAGGCGCGGGCGGGCGAGATCCCCGACTTCACAGGCATCAGCGCGCCGTACGAAGAGCCGGAAGCGCCCGAGCTGCGGGTCGACACGGGTGGGCAGGACGTCGACCAGAGCGCGAACGCGGTGATCGCGTACCTCGAGGCCAACGGGTACCTCCGAGGCGCGTAG